In Arthrobacter sp. B3I9, the following are encoded in one genomic region:
- a CDS encoding glucose 1-dehydrogenase has product MTDQYTFKNPVTAYEDIEPPKQHQPEPGLDAELTPKADLGENTYRGTGRLEGRKAIVTGADSGIGAATAIAFAREGADVVLSYLPEEEEDAARIANLIEKAGRKAVKAPGDLKDAAMCRELVDLALRELGGLDLLVNNAGKQVAQEDFKQISDEQFDHTLKTNVYAMFWLTKAAVPHLPAGSTIINTTSIQAYNPSPTLVDYATTKAAINNFTKGLAQQLAPKGIRVNAVAPGPIWTPLQVSSGQPKEELPEFGKSTPLGRAGQPAELAPAYVFLASAESSYVVGETLNVNGGNPTP; this is encoded by the coding sequence ATGACTGACCAGTACACGTTCAAGAACCCGGTAACAGCGTACGAAGACATTGAGCCTCCCAAGCAGCACCAGCCGGAGCCAGGCCTGGACGCGGAACTGACGCCTAAGGCGGACCTCGGCGAAAACACGTACCGCGGCACCGGCCGGCTTGAGGGCCGCAAGGCCATCGTCACGGGCGCTGATTCCGGCATCGGGGCCGCAACGGCCATCGCTTTCGCCCGCGAGGGGGCCGACGTCGTGCTCTCCTACCTGCCGGAGGAGGAAGAGGACGCAGCCCGGATCGCAAACCTGATCGAAAAGGCGGGCCGCAAGGCGGTCAAGGCCCCAGGCGACCTCAAGGACGCGGCGATGTGCCGGGAACTCGTGGACCTTGCCCTGCGCGAGCTCGGGGGCCTGGACCTGCTGGTGAACAACGCCGGCAAGCAGGTGGCGCAGGAGGACTTCAAACAGATCAGCGACGAGCAGTTCGACCACACGCTGAAGACCAACGTCTACGCCATGTTCTGGCTGACCAAGGCCGCGGTCCCCCACCTGCCGGCTGGTTCCACCATCATCAACACCACGTCCATCCAGGCGTACAACCCGTCGCCGACGCTCGTGGACTACGCCACCACGAAGGCGGCCATCAACAACTTCACCAAGGGCCTGGCCCAGCAGCTGGCACCCAAGGGAATCCGCGTCAATGCCGTGGCACCGGGCCCCATCTGGACGCCGCTGCAGGTCAGCAGCGGCCAGCCGAAGGAGGAGCTGCCCGAGTTCGGCAAGAGCACTCCCCTGGGCCGCGCCGGCCAGCCGGCCGAGCTGGCCCCGGCCTACGTGTTCCTCGCGTCGGCGGAGTCCAGCTACGTGGTGGGCGAGACCCTGAACGTCAACGGCGGCAACCCCACGCCGTAG
- a CDS encoding tetratricopeptide repeat protein, which produces MAETWIRLLGPPVIESPDTPPAQPRGRKAWAVLAYLALQPEGISRSRTAPLLFPDAADPLGALRWNLSELRRTLTGVTIAGDPLRLVLQPSWRCDALELVGPAGNGGLDPRKFNGQLLEGLAFGDSPVFDSWLADQRYRLEKCVQSLLYEASLAALASGAPADAAELSSQALRRDPFNADSTAVLVKALVAMGEHRRAREQVTKFENLYHQELGLPLPAEVRRALAASGPAADPKIPANVATVRSYLDAGSASLSAGAVDRGLDQLRLAVVLAQRHGDRHLIAESLVTLSGALIHQAGGRGAEVADFLHRALSAEASDGVSRTAAAALCELGYLSVQRGVPDRAAGWLDRARQAAEGMPDEQARILAIQGMLASDTAHYEDAVAALTESGRLAQSVGNRRQQAFSAALLGRVHLLRKELDLAAACLDQALEWVTAEHWTAFEPFVDGVRGETYLAAGRLEEAAALIDRSWVMAELAGDHCYMALAAGAEARLFLAHGDLVAAEHWISRGMEPKPWYLWYSARLLDAAAEVALATKSPRAVEFVDRLAALASSSGMREFAVRAQSHRAVLGDEAAAQAVPWLAKEIDNPALTEFLVQRHGA; this is translated from the coding sequence ATGGCCGAGACGTGGATCCGGCTCCTCGGTCCGCCCGTGATCGAGTCCCCCGACACTCCTCCCGCGCAGCCCCGAGGGCGCAAGGCGTGGGCGGTGCTGGCCTACCTCGCCCTGCAGCCCGAAGGCATCAGCCGTTCCCGCACCGCCCCGCTGCTGTTTCCCGACGCCGCCGACCCGCTGGGCGCCCTCCGCTGGAATCTGTCCGAACTGCGCCGGACCCTGACCGGTGTCACCATCGCCGGCGATCCCCTGCGGCTGGTGCTGCAGCCGTCCTGGCGCTGCGATGCCCTGGAGCTTGTGGGCCCGGCGGGCAACGGCGGCCTTGACCCACGCAAGTTCAACGGCCAGCTGCTCGAGGGTCTTGCCTTCGGGGACAGCCCCGTGTTCGACTCCTGGCTGGCGGACCAGCGGTACCGGCTCGAAAAGTGCGTCCAGTCGCTGCTCTACGAAGCTTCGCTGGCGGCCTTGGCGTCGGGCGCTCCGGCGGACGCGGCCGAGCTGAGCTCGCAGGCGCTGCGCCGGGATCCCTTCAACGCGGACTCCACGGCCGTCCTGGTGAAGGCGCTCGTGGCGATGGGCGAGCACCGCCGGGCGCGCGAGCAGGTCACCAAGTTCGAGAACCTCTACCATCAGGAGCTGGGCCTGCCGCTGCCCGCTGAGGTTCGACGCGCCCTTGCCGCGTCGGGTCCGGCGGCGGACCCGAAGATCCCCGCGAATGTGGCCACCGTGCGGTCCTATCTCGACGCCGGAAGCGCCTCACTGTCGGCAGGCGCCGTCGACCGCGGGCTCGATCAGCTGCGTCTCGCCGTCGTGCTGGCCCAACGCCACGGTGACCGTCACCTGATCGCCGAGTCGCTGGTGACGCTGTCCGGGGCGCTGATCCATCAGGCGGGCGGCCGCGGCGCCGAAGTTGCCGATTTCCTGCACCGTGCGTTGTCGGCGGAAGCGTCCGACGGCGTCTCCCGGACTGCCGCGGCTGCCTTGTGCGAGCTGGGCTATCTGTCCGTCCAGCGCGGCGTTCCGGACCGCGCGGCGGGCTGGCTGGACCGGGCGCGGCAGGCCGCCGAGGGCATGCCGGACGAACAGGCGAGGATCCTGGCGATCCAGGGCATGCTGGCCTCGGACACGGCGCATTACGAGGACGCCGTCGCGGCCCTCACCGAGTCCGGAAGGCTCGCCCAGTCGGTCGGGAACCGCCGGCAGCAGGCGTTCAGTGCGGCGTTGCTGGGGCGCGTGCATCTGCTTCGCAAGGAGCTGGACCTGGCTGCGGCGTGCCTGGATCAGGCGCTGGAATGGGTCACGGCGGAGCACTGGACGGCGTTCGAGCCGTTTGTCGACGGGGTCCGGGGCGAGACCTACCTGGCGGCCGGCCGGCTGGAGGAAGCTGCGGCGCTGATCGACCGGTCATGGGTGATGGCCGAGCTTGCCGGCGATCACTGCTACATGGCGCTAGCTGCAGGGGCCGAAGCCCGGCTGTTCCTGGCCCACGGGGACCTGGTCGCCGCCGAACACTGGATCAGCCGGGGCATGGAACCTAAGCCCTGGTACCTCTGGTACTCCGCCCGGCTGCTGGACGCCGCCGCGGAGGTCGCCCTCGCCACTAAGTCGCCGCGTGCCGTGGAGTTCGTGGACCGGCTGGCGGCGCTGGCCAGCAGCAGCGGCATGCGCGAGTTCGCGGTCCGGGCGCAGTCGCACCGGGCGGTGCTGGGTGACGAGGCCGCGGCACAGGCAGTGCCCTGGCTGGCGAAGGAGATCGACAACCCTGCACTGACGGAGTTCCTGGTGCAGCGGCACGGCGCCTGA
- a CDS encoding GAF domain-containing protein, with amino-acid sequence MENSLPLADEFAALTGLMAGGFLTQESASKAVQSLAYILKDSVPGTAGAGASIINGRGRRESAGATDPVVLQADKLQYELGQGPCLSAWAEQRAIIIQDTRDETRWSEWTAAVADLPLRSVLSAPLTTEGRRIGALKVYSPVPGAFDDHSVFLIERLAVPAAVMLGNARDREATQRLSSRVVEALANRDMISRAQGVLIERMNLTPREALTVMLSASRGEGQPLHKVAGEILAGAAEQ; translated from the coding sequence ATGGAGAATTCCCTTCCACTAGCAGATGAGTTCGCTGCGCTGACCGGGCTGATGGCCGGGGGTTTCCTGACCCAGGAGAGCGCCTCCAAAGCCGTGCAGTCCCTGGCGTACATACTCAAAGACTCCGTGCCCGGTACAGCAGGGGCCGGCGCGTCGATCATCAACGGCCGCGGCCGGAGGGAAAGCGCCGGGGCAACCGATCCCGTAGTGCTCCAGGCGGACAAACTGCAATACGAACTCGGGCAGGGACCGTGCCTGAGCGCCTGGGCAGAGCAGCGCGCAATCATCATCCAGGACACCAGAGACGAGACGCGCTGGTCCGAATGGACGGCGGCCGTTGCGGATCTTCCTCTGCGGTCCGTTCTCAGCGCCCCTCTCACGACCGAGGGACGGCGCATCGGAGCTCTCAAGGTCTACTCCCCGGTCCCCGGAGCCTTCGATGACCATTCGGTGTTCCTGATCGAGCGGCTCGCTGTTCCCGCCGCCGTCATGCTCGGCAACGCCCGGGACAGGGAAGCTACCCAAAGGCTCAGCTCCCGAGTCGTCGAAGCTTTGGCCAACCGCGACATGATTTCCAGGGCCCAGGGCGTTCTCATCGAGCGGATGAACCTCACGCCGCGTGAAGCACTGACCGTCATGCTGTCCGCTTCCCGGGGCGAGGGTCAGCCACTGCATAAGGTAGCAGGGGAAATCCTCGCCGGCGCGGCTGAACAGTAG
- a CDS encoding GAF and ANTAR domain-containing protein yields MEALRILTGLQGEIASQLQDMVLEAADAEEFFQELAVFSASLLSPPGSTVHCNVTVVRRKKPVTVACSDARARVMDELQYAFGDGPCLTAMRTGITIYVPDVSREHRWPEYIRAVAKQGVQSILGVPLPLEGESTAALNIYSSRPHGITGEDIARAELFGEHSAKTLRLELRLTRLQEAKDNMEAAMKNRTAIDVAAGVIMAQNRCSQEAAITVLRRASSSRNVKLHDVAMGVIAAVSPQAPELRTHFDE; encoded by the coding sequence ATGGAGGCTCTACGTATCCTCACGGGACTGCAAGGCGAAATTGCTTCCCAGCTCCAGGACATGGTCCTGGAGGCTGCCGATGCTGAGGAGTTCTTCCAGGAACTGGCCGTCTTCTCCGCGTCCCTCCTTTCTCCACCCGGTTCGACGGTTCACTGCAATGTCACCGTGGTGCGGAGGAAAAAACCTGTCACGGTAGCTTGCAGCGATGCCCGTGCACGGGTGATGGATGAACTCCAATACGCCTTCGGCGACGGGCCTTGCTTAACAGCCATGCGAACCGGTATCACCATCTACGTCCCGGACGTGTCCCGCGAACACCGCTGGCCGGAATACATCCGAGCCGTCGCCAAACAGGGCGTCCAGTCAATCCTGGGCGTCCCGTTGCCGTTGGAGGGAGAATCGACGGCTGCGTTAAACATCTACTCCTCGCGGCCGCACGGCATAACGGGAGAGGACATCGCCCGCGCTGAGCTGTTCGGCGAACACTCAGCCAAGACCCTCCGGTTGGAGCTGCGCCTGACCCGGCTGCAGGAAGCGAAGGACAACATGGAGGCGGCAATGAAGAACCGGACAGCCATCGATGTTGCTGCCGGGGTGATCATGGCTCAGAACCGGTGCAGTCAGGAAGCCGCAATCACCGTCCTGAGGAGAGCTTCCAGTTCCCGCAACGTCAAACTACACGACGTGGCAATGGGAGTGATCGCCGCCGTCTCACCGCAAGCTCCTGAACTTCGCACCCATTTCGATGAATAG